The window TCTTCTTTGAGTCCCATTTCTTTCCCGATAAGGACCGAGATCTCAGCAACCCTCTGGCTGTGCCCTTTAGTCCACGGAGATATTGCGTCAATAGCGTTTGCAAGGGCCGTTATTGTCTGTAAAAAGAGTTTTTCTTTCTCTATTCTTTCCCTGAAAGCTAGGAAAATCATGTCAATTATGTTTAGTAGAATACTTAAGAAATGATCAGGGATTTTCCCTTTAAAGCATATAACTATATCTTTGTTGTTAATTAAGGAAACTGAGTGTTTACACTTTTCAATTTTGTTTCCCTTGATAACCTTAACTTCAACCCCCAAAATCTCCTTTAGCTTACTTTCCAAACTCTTGATAAAGGTATTCTCATCCTTTGTCTCTATTAAAAGTTTCAGTAAGTAAGACGTTAAGTTAAGGATTTTCTCATCTATTGAATGTTCTCTTTCAATTTCATCGTACATTTCAAGGAATTTATTTTCTATGATACTGAACTCATCTTTTCCTTTTGGTTTATACTTAGAAAAACCTCCGCCTTGCCAACTATCAAGGAGTTCTATAATTCTGGTAGTTCTCCTTTTTAGGAGGAAGTAGCTAACTAAAAAGGCTATAAAGAGAATGAGGAAGCTGGAAACTTCAACCGCAATGAGTCTTTTCCTTAGAAGTTCAAACTTTCTATGAATCCTTTGGGTTGAGTAAAGGACCTCTACGTAAATGGGTAAAGTTGATGGGATTTTTTTAACTTCTCTGTAAAAGCAAGGGGATTCTAGGAGGTTGTGGTTACAGAGCGGAAGTTCTATAAAAGGGTTCCTTTTAACTTCCAGTATTTTATTTGAAGGTGAGAACTGGTAGAGGGAGACTAAAGCTAAGTCTGGGTCACTCTTCAGTAGTGTGTTAACTGTTGAGAAAACCTCACTGTACTTGTAGTTTTTGAACTCTTGAATGAAGTTTTTTGTTAGGAGCTCCACTTCCGAACGGGTCTTTATCTTAAACTGATAGACGGTCATTCTTTCAAAGTTTTTCAATAGGAAGAAGTGGATAAATAGGAAGACGAAGAGGAGTATGAAAGAGAAGAAAGTGTAGATCTTAAAAAAAATAGAGTCTTTAACCTTTAGGCGATAGGGCATTAATTAACCTCT of the Thermovibrio guaymasensis genome contains:
- a CDS encoding HD-GYP domain-containing protein, which codes for MPYRLKVKDSIFFKIYTFFSFILLFVFLFIHFFLLKNFERMTVYQFKIKTRSEVELLTKNFIQEFKNYKYSEVFSTVNTLLKSDPDLALVSLYQFSPSNKILEVKRNPFIELPLCNHNLLESPCFYREVKKIPSTLPIYVEVLYSTQRIHRKFELLRKRLIAVEVSSFLILFIAFLVSYFLLKRRTTRIIELLDSWQGGGFSKYKPKGKDEFSIIENKFLEMYDEIEREHSIDEKILNLTSYLLKLLIETKDENTFIKSLESKLKEILGVEVKVIKGNKIEKCKHSVSLINNKDIVICFKGKIPDHFLSILLNIIDMIFLAFRERIEKEKLFLQTITALANAIDAISPWTKGHSQRVAEISVLIGKEMGLKEEELEKLKISGILHDIGKIGVDKEIIDKRGKLTPKEYKEVKRHSTIGYEILRPIELLNDILPAVLYHHERCNGSGYPEGLKCKEIPSFAKIIAVADVIEALSAERPYKKSYSPEEVLKHLVENKGTLYDPEVVEAAVKAWREIEKLLPKKTDSDKLS